The following nucleotide sequence is from Ornithodoros turicata isolate Travis chromosome 2, ASM3712646v1, whole genome shotgun sequence.
CATATTTGACGAGTGCCGGTCGACAGAGGAGTGCGCGGCAAGCAACCAAAACCTTCAATGCATCAACAAGTTGTGCGTCTGTTCGTCTCCTTATGTGCTGCGAGGAAGCAACGAATGCGTTCTAGGTAATTAGTTATGTAAAGGAAACTCGCACAGTGCAATGAGCAGGGGCTGTTTTGCGACAGGAAATGTCTGGGATGCGAAGCGGATTCGTTCCGTATTGGAAGCCGGATCAGTCTTCCTGGTTATAGCTCTGGTGACCGGCGCCATATGTCTAATGACCAGAAAGTAAGTTCGATTGAAAACTTGTCCTCTTGTGCCAGCGGTTCAGGCTCTCACGCATGATTGTTTGCGAAACAAATGATTTTTCGACCTGCAGATTTAAGAAGAGAAATCAGAACAGTGAAAGCCTCGAATGTAGCACCCTACAAGGAACAAACGGCATAGTACTCAATGAAGACGTACGTCCATGTCCCCGAGCTCCCCAAGCACCTACCCAAAAAGGCAACCTAATCAAGAAAATCCCGCGGCTGTCTATCGCGTACGATGGTTTGAGGGGCTTGTATCGTCGATCCCTTTCCTTTTCCGCGAGATCCAGTGGCATCACTGGCGATCCTGGAGATACATCGCAGCACCCAAAGACTCCGAAAAAGTTGTGGCCTCAAGGTGGCTTTCGCTCAATGGCCAACAAGCTGTATCAAAATAAACTCGTGAATCGCTTGAGAAAGCGAAGCCAACAGGACGAAACTGACCTTCCATCGCTGTCTCAATCCACTCTTGAAGAGCGCACCATGCAGCAAAGCATGCTGCAGCAAACAGTACGTGACCAAAACTGGCCTCCGCCGGGCATGTCCCAACAGCAAATACCGCAGCAGTATTTCTACGCTGTGCAAGCACAAAGTATCCCACAAGCTAGTCCAATGAACATGCCACACATTATGCCACGCACAGTGCCGCAGCAATACCCTGCACGGAGTAATGAACTCCCTGCATATTCTCACTACGGCGAAGGAGCTAGCATGCAAATGCCACAACTTCAGAGAAGCGGTCAGAGCGCTACGTTTACCCGAACGGAAAATATGCCATTCTCCAACGTGGGCAAGTTTTCACACGAAGAGTACCAACGTCCCTCGGAAGGAGGAGCAGGACCTCACCAGTATGCCTATTCAACTAAGTACAACGAAGTCGATCAGATGGACACTGACGGTGTTGGGATCGGGCGACCTATGAGAAGTTGAAACCTCACTAATCTGTTTGGGTTTGGTTGAAGAGTACATGCGAATACCCTTGTGTCGGCATTTTCCTCTGGCGAAACggcaccgcgtcctgaataaaAGATGGTATACGGTGTCCGTGAAGTGATGCCTTTCAGGGGTCATTCCGGTGGTTGATGTTGTTAAAGACTGTATTCTGACGTTTCAAATTCGATTTAACCTTCCGCTTTAGATTTCTGTTACTGAAGATATGGAAGACAAGCGTGTTAACAAATCTGCTGAAGGACAAACGAACTCGGGTACATTTCCTGGGCTTTGGgcatagcagagctctcgtcATTCtagaagtttttctttttttctctctctctctactagACCTGGAGTAACTTGTCCCGCGGTGAGCGGGCTGACATCTCCATTATTTTTTCTCCTACGATCGTGATCTTGGGGTTGGTGCATGTGTATTCGCTGTTGATTTGTTTTCATTGCCATTGTATTACAGGAGGCAGTTGTCTTCACTTTGCAACACACTCACAAAGCGCAGCTGatacaggggcggatttaaggggggcgggggggggggggcgaccgccctccatacggctgtgttccctatgtaaaaaccctatcctggatgatgctgtgccgcaaagcacgaaatttcctcaaGTCCGCCCCCCCCCATGACAAACCCTTAAATGCGGCACTGACAGACCTCAAGGAGAGAAATGGAGGGTGCGCTGAAAAGTTCTCGGCCCGTCAAAGAAGAACGCGCCCTAGAGTTATAAACTTAAGTTTCAGAAGCGCAGATCTTTGGGCTTATTGGCATTCCACAAGGAGATCACGCGATCGAGTCTCGAGAAGGCACAAAGTACCCTATTGGGAAAAAATTCTGAAAGACCATCAGGCTAATGGTCCTGATGTTCCTGATGATCCTGGCCATCAGGTCCAGCAAGCCATCAGGTCAAGGAAACCATCAGGTCCAGTAGGTCTACAAGTCCCATTATAGTCGTGTATTTCCTCAAGAACCAACGAAAATAAGGTCCGCCATTTTGGGTTGGATGATTGGGTAAACAGCAGCAGAGAAGCGCCATCTCATGCCCTGTAACCTTCTTCGTCGTGTTTCATCGGTTCTCTAGGTGAACACGATTATAGCTATTATAATTGCATATAGCCACTATGATACCACTAGAGGATCATCAGCTGAATTTGTAAAACAGACGCTGCTCGCACTCCGCAAGTTTTATTATTACGCAGGTCACACAGCTTCTCGCTCAGCACGCGGTGAAAATGCTTCATCTTTGGTGAATTGGTTTGGTTCGAGTTCCTTTGCAACACTATTGTTGGCACACATCCCTCACGCTCGACATAACATAATTTAAATTTCTCCCAGTTTTTCTCACATTTGGGCCGGTGTGAACCattatttgaaccggttaccaAATATTTACAGATAATCTTTAATGTTTCAGCTCAGGGTTAGCTCAGAGATGACGCcaatagtttcggtttggttcAGCTCAGATCTATTCTCTAGTATCTGTAATGAATACATTTTGACCGAGTGATGCTGGGTGGCATTATTCACAACTTTCGTTGAATTTGAAATTTGATAATGATAAGTATGCGAAACAGTAAAATAATGCTACCTGGCTCTGCTCAACCTGGAGTTGAATATCGTCTTCTCCCTGTCCAGCCTTTGACCAGGGGATGGTGTCAAGAAGTTTGTCCGTAATTGAAATGACTCATCTCCCAGAAACACGCATGGGGCTGTGCAACTAGTGCCAGGTAGCTGTTGAGGTCCCAGTATCTGCAGTGTACCAACGTCCAGCACCTGTCCAAACTGAGACTGCCTCAGGATGCCGCCGTCGCTCTGCTTCCCATAGGCACCGACATCAACTATCACAAACTTGTAGTCTCCGTCGGCTACAGCCAATAGAACAATTGAGAAAGTGTCCTCAAATGGAATTTGGAAATACTGATGCTTGGGGAGCGAACCTGAGCAGGGCACTGCAGTCATTCTTGCATCACCTGCACgcaga
It contains:
- the LOC135383500 gene encoding uncharacterized protein LOC135383500, translating into MAPAFVLQDVFLFAALISSSVTAYQSPTRLIMQPYERKMLVQGRVQPLRSGFWPSLTTRTIKLKSAQQGGWLPRFSTARTHDDEHGGVIYNKLDRKKPPIRTETGRSPSAPIRHEPCDADVDCRRSRTLICVKRAYELHGRCQCPFYRPVEVTIGDRTRCITAKGIFDECRSTEECAASNQNLQCINKLCVCSSPYVLRGSNECVLGNVWDAKRIRSVLEAGSVFLVIALVTGAICLMTRKFKKRNQNSESLECSTLQGTNGIVLNEDVRPCPRAPQAPTQKGNLIKKIPRLSIAYDGLRGLYRRSLSFSARSSGITGDPGDTSQHPKTPKKLWPQGGFRSMANKLYQNKLVNRLRKRSQQDETDLPSLSQSTLEERTMQQSMLQQTVRDQNWPPPGMSQQQIPQQYFYAVQAQSIPQASPMNMPHIMPRTVPQQYPARSNELPAYSHYGEGASMQMPQLQRSGQSATFTRTENMPFSNVGKFSHEEYQRPSEGGAGPHQYAYSTKYNEVDQMDTDGVGIGRPMRS